The Thamnophis elegans isolate rThaEle1 chromosome 15, rThaEle1.pri, whole genome shotgun sequence genome includes a window with the following:
- the CCSER2 gene encoding serine-rich coiled-coil domain-containing protein 2 isoform X2, which produces MEEKAHTRTSLVSRLPKYGTKPVGSPLPPVPNRTAPHFSGNAQIIDKNFSKHNGAPRLSSFAFNWRKSNKFPLGDRIGNEYNSGQDPSERVTGSEKCPQSEGSVGQEQVRTSSKTTFSKTVKQDNMFVSPAEELNQKCLSGQSNSKYAKSSLLSRSSYSGFNTPKPQLNGICGSQSMLGLQRIRGNHFVTRSSSRESLARSTDHVPPASDKMVRSQSFSHSLQSSLLPPTSLTRSHSFNRAVDLTRPCQNQHLALRPPQRSNLLLRSARQLDVPNGNEPSRYEFPRSLASSAPPHVKKQPLLNGSGDASSLRFRSGRPSLLKPVSHHLGRKIPVDGSARKEPANSLMEDLIPTEAKRDADVIETQSNNFVESSCRMCTDGDVDEISISSLSSSEKNDLSEDFSDDFIDLEDPSRTLLAQEEKVPAEKLEDRNGIPPHQLLSFQENEKLNYNNEEWLHIHVSEIDDKNETAKLPPGNNEISSEMDYRAGSSFELSPSDSSDGTYMWDEEGLEPIGSVHLCGSYDSSEMNSIDILNNLESCDLEDDDLMLDVDLPEDTPCDNEEYDNMNRYDRPDRNIRQQKAEGLWKRTPQRWNTQDHYHLSPTEHYSHIRNDLNRSCNYVDSPPVNHLEGYGASGLYPPLRSFPANTVVLDEMTLRHMVQDCTAVKTQLLKMKRILHQNDENMSLHNITPPVPSSPEELDPEPTYKIDELLSEITRLNDDLKKKDETIQELERRLAVRCGCHKASKVPEATTCGFADKFTQTSWRRNASGFSAPSFSPWQGSFQGIPRTLPPQRRQTSSTTAFQPPSPFRRPQPGKTSKSITHRGSQ; this is translated from the exons ATGGAAGAAAAAGCTCATACCAGGACGTCTTTGGTTTCCAGATTACCCAAATATGGAACCAAGCCTGTTGGAAGTCCCTTACCGCCTGTCCCAAACAGGACGGCTCCTCACTTTTCAGGGAATGCACAgatcattgacaaaaatttcagCAAGCACAATGGCGCCCCTCGTCTGTCTTCCTTTGCTTTCAACTGGAGAAAGTCTAACAAATTTCCTCTGGGAGATCGGATCGGTAATGAATATAACTCCGGTCAAGATCCTAGTGAACGAGTGACCGGATCGGAAAAGTGTCCTCAGTCCGAAGGATCCGTTGGTCAGGAACAGGTTAGGACCAGTTCAAAGACCACATTTTCCAAAACAGTGAAACAAGACAATATGTTTGTATCGCCCGCTGAAGAATTAAATCAGAAATGTTTGTCGGGTCAATCTAATTCGAAGTACGCCAAAAGCTCTTTGTTAAGCAGGAGTTCCTATTCTGGATTTAACACACCGAAACCGCAGTTGAATGGGATTTGTGGGAGCCAGTCGATGCTAGGCTTGCAGAGAATTAGGGGAAACCATTTTGTCACTCGGAGCAGCTCAAGGGAAAGCCTGGCGAGATCCACAGACCATGTTCCACCTGCTTCTGACAAAATGGTCCGCTCGCAAAGCTTCTCACATTCCCTTCAAAGCTCCCTGTTGCCTCCCACCTCTCTCACTCGATCCCACTCGTTTAACAGGGCGGTGGATCTGACAAGGCCTTGCCAGAATCAGCACCTGGCTCTGAGACCGCCGCAGAGGTCGAATCTCCTGTTAAGAAGTGCGCGCCAGTTGGATGTGCCCAATGGGAATGAACCCTCGAGGTATGAATTTCCTAGGTCATTGGCTTCTTCGGCGCCTCCTCATGTCAAGAAACAGCCCCTCTTAAATGGTTCGGGGGATGCGTCTTCCCTGAGGTTCAGATCAGGCCGCCCTTCGTTGCTGAAGCCTGTGAGCCACCATTTGGGTAGAAAGATCCCTGTGGATGGGAGCGCCAGGAAAGAGCCCGCAAATAGTTTAATGGAGGATTTGATTCCCACGGAGGCAAAAAGAGATGCTGATGTCATAGAAACCCAGAGCAACAATTTTGTAGAGAGTAGCTGTAGAATGTGCACGGATGGGGATGTGGATGAAATATCAATATCTTCCCTGTCCTCTTCGGAGAAAAATGACCTTAGCGAAGATTTTAGCGATGATTTTATAGATTTGGAAGACCCCAGTCGAACCCTGCTGGCTCAAGAAGAGAAGGTTCCTGCTGAAAAGCTGGAAGATAGAAATGGAATACCACCACATCAGCTACTGTCTTTTCAGGAAAATGAGAAGTTGAACTACAATAATGAGGAATGGCTACATATACATGTGTCAG AAATAGATGACAAGAATGAAACTGCCAAACTTCCTCCTGGGAACAATGAAATTTCTTCGGAAATGGATTACAGAGCCGGCTCCTCTTTTGAGCTTTCCCCCTCTGACAGTTCGGATGGGACCTACATGTGGGATGAAGAAGGCTTGGAGCCCATTGGGAGCGTCCATCTGTGTGGCAGTTACGATTCTTCAGAAATGAACAGTATC gATATCTTGAACAACCTTGAGTCCTGTGATCTTGAAGATGATGATCTTATGCTTGATGTCGACTTGCCTGAGGACACACCCTGCGATAATG AGGAATATGACAATATGAACCGTTATGACCGACCAGACAGAAATATTCGACAGCAGAAAGCAGAGGGACTCTGGAAGAGAACCCCCCAGAGGTGGAATACTCAGGATCATTATCATCTTAGTCCCACAGAGCACTATTCCCACATCCGAAATGATCTCAACAG GAGTTGCAACTATGTCGATTCTCCCCCTGTCAATCATCTCGAAGGCTatggggcatcaggattgtacCCACCACTGAGGAGTTTCCCAGCAAATACTGTGGTATTGGATGAAATGACCCTTCGGCATATGGTTCAAGACTGCACAGCGGTGAAAACCCAActcttaaaaatgaaaagaatactCCATCAG AACGATGAAAACATGTCACTACACAACATCACACCCCCAGTGCCATCAAGTCCAGAAGAGCTGGATCCTGAACCAACGTATAAG ATTGACGAATTACTGAGCGAGATCACACGGCTGAATGacgatttaaaaaagaaagacgaGACCATCCAGGAGCTTGAACGTCGACTT GCTGTTAGGTGTGGCTGCCACAAAGCCAGCAAGGTGCCTGAAGCGACCACGTGCGGCTTTGCTGACAAATTCACCCAAACCTCCTGGAGAAGAAATGCG